One genomic window of Medicago truncatula cultivar Jemalong A17 chromosome 1, MtrunA17r5.0-ANR, whole genome shotgun sequence includes the following:
- the LOC112419914 gene encoding uncharacterized protein has translation MGENSGDGGKKVDDNNSNSEKKVDLVFFLGSNDNPGNVITPIQLRGLNYDEWSRAIRTSLQAKRKYGFVEGKIPKPTTPEKLEDWKAVQSMLIAWLLNTIEPSLRSTLSYYDDAESLWTHLKQRFCVVNGARICQLKASLGECKQGKGEEVSAYFGRLSRIWDELVTYVKKPTCKCEGCICDINKQVTDLSAEDYLHHFLMGLDGAYAIIRSNLLSQDPLPNIDQAYQRVIQDERLRQGEYSIQQNRDNVMAFKVAPDTRGKSKLVDNSDKFCTHCNREGHDERTCFQIHGFPEWWGDRPRGGRGSGRGGATTGRDTTGRSGGRGRGTYNAPARANKATTSSRSIGGNSGQSHAPPHSSEAAGISGITPAQWQQILDALNISKTKDRLHGPDDEDVDWSR, from the exons ATGGGTGAGAACAGTGGTGATGGCGGGAAGAAAGTTGACGACAACAATAGTAACAGCGAGAAGAAGGTGgacttggttttttttctcGGCTCTAATGACAATCCCGGCAACGTGATTACACCAATACAATTGCGTGGTCTGAATTATGATGAATGGTCAAGGGCAATTCGAACCTCGTTGCAAGCAAAGAGAAAATACGGTTTTGTGGAAGGGAAAATCCCAAAACCAACGACACCTGAGAAATTGGAGGACTGGAAAGCAGTGCAGTCGATGCTCATAGCGTGGTTGCTCAACACTATCGAGCCATCACTGCGCTCTACTCTTTCTTATTATGATGATGCAGAATCATTGTGGACACATCTTAAGCAGCGCTTTTGCGTTGTGAATGGGGCTCGTATATGTCAATTAAAGGCATCGCTAGGAGAATGCAAGCAAGGCAAAGGTGAAGAGGTGTCGGCCTACTTTGGCCGTCTGTCTCGTATATGGGACGAACTTGTGACTTATGTCAAAAAGCCAACATGCAAATGTGAAGGTTGCATCTGTGATATCAACAAACAAGTCACTGATTTGAGTGCTGAAGACTATCTGCATCATTTTCTTATGGGCCTTGATGGGGCTTATGCAATAATTCGATCAAATTTGCTTTCTCAAGATCCGTTACCAAACATTGATCAAGCATATCAGCGAGTCATACAGGATGAGAGGTTGCGGCAAGGAGAATATTCAATTCAACAGAACCGTGATAATGTCATGGCTTTTAAAGTTGCTCCCGATACACGAGGTAAATCTAAACTTGTGGACAATTCTGACAAATTCTGTACTCACTGCAACAGAGAAGGACACGACGAACGCACATGTTTTCAGATTCATGGATTCCCTGAGTGGTGGGGAGATCGTCCTCGTGGTGGTCGTGGATCGGGTCGTGGCGGAGCGACAACAGGGAGAGACACAACAGGCCGTTCTGGAGGACGTGGCAGGGGCACCTATAACGCACCTGCACGAGCCAACAAAGCCACGACAAGTAGCCGTAGTATTGGTGGTAATAGTGGACAGTCTCATGCACCACCACACTCAAGTGAGGCAGCAGGTATATCAGGCATTACTCCGGCGCAATGGCAACAAATTCTTGACGCTTTGAATATTTCCAAAACCAAGGATCGCCTGCACG GACCGGACGACGAGGACGTTGATTGGAGCAGGTGA